Proteins encoded by one window of Kribbella italica:
- a CDS encoding CatB-related O-acetyltransferase gives MSGVPDPDVVRPVVGAERVVLLKPLVRSALIEVGEYTYYDDPDDPEGFETRNVLYHYGPEKLRIGKYCALGTGTTFVMNGANHRMDGPSTYPFPIMGGDWAAHFGLITGLPGRGDTVVGNDVWFGLDAKVMPGVRIGHGAIVATGAVVVDDVPDYGIVGGNPAKVIRRRFSDEDVERLLAIAWWDWPAEVVTQHVPAIMAGSIDELESVWKSVR, from the coding sequence ATGAGTGGAGTGCCTGATCCTGATGTGGTGCGGCCGGTGGTGGGGGCTGAGCGGGTGGTGTTGCTGAAGCCGTTGGTGCGGTCGGCGTTGATTGAAGTGGGGGAGTACACCTACTACGACGACCCCGACGATCCGGAGGGTTTCGAGACGCGGAACGTGCTTTATCACTACGGGCCGGAGAAGTTGCGGATCGGGAAGTACTGCGCGCTGGGGACCGGTACGACGTTTGTGATGAACGGGGCCAATCACCGGATGGACGGGCCTTCGACGTACCCGTTTCCGATCATGGGTGGGGACTGGGCTGCGCACTTCGGGCTGATCACCGGGTTGCCGGGCCGTGGGGACACCGTGGTGGGGAACGACGTGTGGTTCGGGTTGGACGCGAAGGTGATGCCGGGTGTACGGATCGGGCACGGGGCGATCGTCGCGACGGGGGCGGTGGTGGTCGATGACGTGCCGGACTACGGGATCGTCGGTGGGAATCCGGCGAAGGTGATTCGGCGGCGGTTCAGCGATGAGGACGTCGAGCGGCTGCTGGCGATCGCTTGGTGGGACTGGCCGGCCGAGGTGGTCACCCAGCATGTCCCGGCGATCATGGCGGGGAGCATTGACGAGCTGGAGAGCGTGTGGAAGTCCGTCCGCTAG